A region from the Nonlabens sp. YIK11 genome encodes:
- the atpG gene encoding ATP synthase F1 subunit gamma, translating into MANLKEIRNRITSVSSTMQITSAMKMVSAAKLKKAQDAITAMRPYSDKLTELLQNLSASMEGDAGSKYAEQREVKRALVVAITSNRGLAGAFNSNIIKELIRLNKEDLKGVAVSYMTIGKKANDFAKKGSTIQSNKSDLFDDISFDKVSAIAEELMELFVTGEFDKIVLVYNSFKNAATQVVMSEDFLPLKPLDQVEGEAPANATEYIYEPSKEEIIEQLIPKSLKMQLYKGVRDSWASEHGARMTAMHKATDNATELRDQLKLTYNKARQAAITNEILEIVGGAEALNN; encoded by the coding sequence ATGGCGAATCTTAAGGAAATACGTAATAGAATAACCTCAGTATCTTCAACGATGCAGATTACATCTGCTATGAAGATGGTGAGCGCAGCAAAGCTCAAAAAGGCACAGGATGCCATTACAGCAATGCGTCCTTATTCTGATAAGCTAACAGAGTTGCTTCAAAACCTGAGCGCTTCCATGGAAGGTGACGCTGGTAGCAAGTATGCAGAACAGCGTGAAGTAAAAAGAGCATTAGTGGTAGCCATTACCTCTAACCGTGGTCTTGCAGGAGCGTTCAACTCAAATATCATTAAGGAGTTGATCAGACTCAATAAGGAAGATTTGAAAGGAGTTGCTGTTTCTTATATGACTATTGGTAAAAAAGCCAATGACTTTGCTAAGAAAGGATCAACGATTCAATCCAACAAAAGTGATTTGTTTGACGACATTTCCTTTGATAAGGTTTCTGCCATCGCAGAAGAATTGATGGAGCTATTTGTTACTGGTGAGTTTGACAAAATTGTTTTGGTTTACAACAGTTTTAAAAACGCAGCCACACAGGTAGTCATGAGTGAAGATTTCCTGCCTTTGAAACCTCTTGATCAGGTGGAAGGTGAAGCGCCAGCAAATGCGACAGAATACATCTATGAGCCATCTAAGGAAGAAATCATAGAGCAGCTGATTCCTAAGTCTTTGAAAATGCAATTGTACAAAGGTGTACGTGATTCATGGGCCAGCGAGCACGGTGCGCGTATGACAGCCATGCACAAAGCGACCGACAACGCCACAGAATTGAGAGATCAATTGAAATTGACTTACAATAAAGCGCGTCAAGCCGCCATTACCAACGAGATTCTTGAAATCGTAGGTGGTGCCGAGGCTTTGAATAACTAA